In the Thermoplasmata archaeon genome, one interval contains:
- a CDS encoding RDD family protein: MNLIETYLAVLTTFMIPVLIFIVFYIGTFDFSRSFSALHITKKEFYLLLFGSVLGMLGNIPLIMYGDTFLGINVGGGVIPIVLAFYFFKKKFKIEMRELLLFVALLVVLSGIYTLILNLHLVSWVNRYAIYRIHLAIAVFAVFTLAFAVAWLTHLKKTVKIEILYALFAFQIVAFATYFVTNYLPEQGIAAEFPWYLLPPVVAAFISLGFFRGKPEGLLFGYTTSTLGVLAGADIYHLPEIYATSKVFAGAIGGAATMDMVFLGGLITFLVLLPFCGKKIWEYSPSFSRFNRVEFKVRTLLNEAWALYNSGKYREALGKGIEAIESFYALVAKEKKGLDDFLAEHGKHYALHDLQVLRAEARNEQLSQYDAYRALVAVYYILGEIERCRMGRYGDIGRRSIAYLIDVGVSLAIILPFAFAASFFILKSSTEINEVLLIAFSSLVGAVCFLYFTLSEYFVGKTVGKKLMGLEVKEIYGERIGITAAMMRNLTRFIAILLLSTGISYFIVPNLMAQVLGVVMVFLFILASGFSMLFILRSRHAQRLGDVLAETVVVKTN; the protein is encoded by the coding sequence ATGAACTTGATTGAAACCTATCTTGCAGTGCTGACAACCTTCATGATTCCAGTACTAATCTTCATCGTGTTTTACATAGGCACATTTGATTTTTCCCGCTCCTTCAGTGCATTGCACATCACAAAGAAGGAATTTTATCTGCTGCTGTTTGGCTCTGTGCTCGGGATGCTAGGCAACATTCCGCTGATAATGTATGGAGATACTTTTCTGGGGATTAACGTTGGTGGTGGTGTGATTCCCATTGTGCTGGCATTCTATTTCTTCAAAAAGAAGTTCAAGATAGAGATGAGGGAATTGCTGCTCTTCGTGGCTCTCCTTGTGGTGTTATCTGGCATCTACACGCTCATTCTGAATCTCCATCTGGTGTCCTGGGTAAACCGTTACGCAATCTACAGAATCCATCTTGCGATTGCAGTTTTTGCGGTATTTACACTCGCCTTTGCGGTTGCCTGGCTTACTCACCTGAAAAAAACTGTCAAGATTGAAATTCTCTATGCCCTGTTTGCATTTCAGATTGTGGCGTTTGCAACCTATTTCGTGACCAATTACCTGCCAGAGCAGGGAATTGCTGCGGAATTTCCATGGTATCTTCTTCCGCCAGTGGTCGCTGCATTCATTTCGCTTGGGTTTTTCCGTGGTAAACCAGAAGGTTTGCTTTTCGGTTATACGACCTCAACCCTTGGTGTGCTTGCAGGTGCGGACATCTACCATCTGCCAGAGATTTACGCAACCAGCAAGGTGTTTGCAGGAGCAATTGGTGGGGCAGCCACAATGGATATGGTGTTTCTCGGCGGATTGATAACCTTCCTTGTGCTTCTCCCATTTTGTGGTAAGAAAATCTGGGAATACTCGCCTTCGTTTTCCAGGTTTAATCGGGTTGAGTTTAAGGTGCGAACCTTGCTTAATGAGGCCTGGGCACTATATAATTCTGGTAAATACAGGGAGGCGCTTGGAAAGGGAATTGAGGCAATTGAAAGTTTTTATGCACTTGTAGCAAAGGAGAAAAAAGGACTGGATGATTTTCTGGCAGAGCATGGAAAACACTATGCTCTCCATGACCTCCAGGTCCTTCGTGCAGAAGCGAGAAATGAGCAACTGAGCCAGTATGATGCATACAGGGCACTGGTTGCGGTCTATTACATTTTGGGGGAGATTGAGAGATGCAGGATGGGAAGGTATGGAGACATTGGAAGAAGAAGTATTGCCTATCTGATAGATGTGGGGGTCTCGCTGGCGATAATTCTACCATTTGCCTTTGCTGCCAGTTTCTTCATACTCAAGAGTTCCACTGAAATTAATGAAGTTTTGCTCATTGCCTTCTCTTCGCTTGTTGGTGCTGTCTGCTTCCTCTACTTTACCCTCAGTGAATATTTTGTAGGAAAGACAGTCGGGAAGAAGTTGATGGGGCTGGAGGTGAAGGAAATTTATGGTGAAAGGATAGGCATCACTGCAGCAATGATGCGAAACCTTACCAGGTTCATCGCCATCCTGCTCTTATCCACTGGGATTTCCTACTTTATTGTTCCTAATCTCATGGCCCAGGTGCTCGGAGTGGTTATGGTTTTCCTCTTCATTCTCGCTTCAGGTTTCTCAATGCTCTTCATCCTTCGCTCAAGGCATGCCCAGCGGCTTGGCGATGTACTGGCAGAGACAGTGGTTGTGAAAACAAATTAG
- a CDS encoding methyltransferase domain-containing protein, producing MLVVLEKHLGYGALPDAELAHVFNAEKIPARMLWCQGRKFCVDVGGADLHFACRLALWHRGFEVLHNGSIEGILEFAERLNVNGTFCVRVEHEPELAEQVGGRIQGNVNLRKPDNLFYVFRHTDEYFLCRQFWSLDNKSFRSREPKARPFFMPISLHPKIARAMVNLGEVRSGDVVLDPFCGTAGILIEAGLLGAKVIGNDIRQDILAGAEKNLRAYGIEKFELFCGDVGEIVSKRGEVDVIITDPPYGRSTTTRKEPITLLYNRSFATFAALLRPGKKLVMVLPFRPERPVPGFSLKEVHPIYVHKSLVRHLCVFERK from the coding sequence ATGCTGGTAGTTCTTGAAAAACATCTTGGCTATGGCGCTCTCCCAGATGCTGAACTTGCTCATGTGTTTAATGCTGAGAAAATTCCAGCAAGAATGCTCTGGTGCCAGGGCAGGAAATTCTGTGTTGATGTTGGTGGGGCTGATCTGCACTTTGCGTGCCGTCTTGCACTCTGGCACAGGGGGTTTGAGGTGCTACACAATGGGAGCATTGAGGGCATACTTGAATTTGCAGAGAGATTGAATGTGAACGGCACATTTTGTGTGCGGGTGGAGCATGAGCCAGAGTTAGCAGAGCAAGTCGGGGGCAGAATACAGGGAAATGTTAATTTGAGAAAGCCAGACAATTTATTTTATGTTTTCAGACATACTGATGAGTATTTTCTCTGTAGGCAATTCTGGAGCTTGGACAACAAGAGTTTTCGCTCTCGTGAACCAAAAGCCAGACCTTTTTTCATGCCCATCTCACTCCATCCGAAGATTGCAAGGGCGATGGTGAATCTAGGAGAAGTGAGAAGCGGTGATGTGGTACTGGACCCATTTTGCGGTACTGCTGGAATTTTGATTGAAGCAGGATTGTTGGGGGCGAAAGTAATTGGGAACGACATAAGGCAGGATATTCTCGCTGGTGCTGAGAAAAATCTGAGAGCATATGGAATTGAGAAATTTGAGTTGTTCTGTGGTGATGTGGGGGAAATTGTTTCGAAGAGAGGGGAGGTAGATGTGATAATCACAGACCCACCGTACGGGAGAAGCACCACAACGAGGAAAGAGCCAATAACATTGCTTTACAACCGTTCGTTTGCAACATTTGCTGCCTTGCTTCGCCCTGGTAAAAAACTGGTTATGGTTCTCCCCTTCAGACCAGAAAGGCCAGTTCCTGGTTTTTCACTGAAAGAAGTCCATCCAATCTATGTGCACAAGAGTTTGGTGAGACACCTCTGTGTGTTTGAGAGAAAATAG
- a CDS encoding Mut7-C RNAse domain-containing protein, with translation MREMKFVADHMLGKLARWLRLLGYDVLYPEAGKSDGELATLAEQTGRILLTRDKQLAARTRNGLLIKSDDVQAQIEELKRNLGLRTELELDRCSVCNNLIEKVEPGFVRDKVPEKVFASFNEFWYCRHCRKIYWYGSHVEKMQERLKNAGSS, from the coding sequence ATGCGTGAGATGAAGTTTGTGGCAGACCACATGCTCGGAAAACTTGCAAGATGGCTGAGATTGTTGGGCTACGATGTACTTTATCCAGAGGCAGGGAAATCTGATGGTGAACTTGCAACTCTAGCTGAACAAACTGGGAGAATTCTGCTTACGAGAGATAAACAACTAGCTGCCAGAACCAGAAACGGGTTGTTGATAAAAAGTGATGATGTGCAAGCCCAGATTGAGGAGTTGAAGAGAAACCTGGGTCTTAGAACAGAGCTTGAACTCGACAGATGCAGTGTATGTAATAATTTGATTGAAAAAGTGGAGCCAGGATTTGTGAGAGACAAGGTGCCTGAGAAGGTCTTTGCAAGTTTCAATGAGTTCTGGTATTGCAGACATTGCAGAAAAATTTACTGGTATGGGAGTCATGTGGAAAAAATGCAGGAAAGGTTGAAGAATGCTGGTAGTTCTTGA
- a CDS encoding 2,5-diamino-6-(ribosylamino)-4(3H)-pyrimidinone 5'-phosphate reductase — translation MYIIVNCAISVDGKLALKTRRQTRISSDEDIARVHNLRNSVDAVLVGVGTVLADDPKLTVKEKYVSNPKQPVRVVLDSQGRTPENAQVLQGTAKTVIVTAEECTRQIGNAVMLRCGKGKVDVEKAIEELEKMGIRRLLVEGGGTVIWEFLSKKLADEVNVYVGSIVIGGKDAPTMADGEGAGSIEEVVKLKLQGWEKLGDGMLLRYLVEKCVR, via the coding sequence ATGTACATCATTGTCAACTGTGCGATAAGTGTTGATGGCAAGCTTGCGTTGAAGACGCGGAGACAGACAAGAATCTCAAGTGATGAGGATATAGCAAGGGTTCACAATCTGAGGAATTCGGTGGATGCAGTGCTTGTGGGTGTAGGCACAGTCCTGGCGGATGACCCAAAACTAACTGTTAAGGAAAAGTATGTTTCAAATCCGAAACAGCCAGTAAGAGTTGTGCTAGATTCCCAGGGCAGAACACCTGAAAATGCCCAGGTGCTGCAGGGAACTGCAAAAACAGTTATTGTGACTGCGGAAGAATGCACCAGACAGATTGGAAATGCTGTGATGCTGCGATGCGGGAAAGGGAAGGTGGATGTGGAAAAAGCGATTGAGGAACTGGAAAAGATGGGAATAAGGAGGCTGCTTGTAGAAGGGGGAGGTACAGTAATCTGGGAATTTTTAAGTAAGAAACTGGCTGATGAGGTAAATGTGTATGTGGGAAGTATTGTGATTGGAGGAAAGGATGCACCGACGATGGCTGACGGAGAAGGTGCAGGTTCCATTGAAGAAGTTGTGAAGTTGAAGCTGCAGGGATGGGAAAAACTGGGAGATGGTATGCTCCTCCGTTATCTCGTGGAAAAATGCGTGAGATGA
- a CDS encoding phosphoribosyltransferase family protein: MKKVFISPNKLYLDSFRLARKIYQSGFRPDFLIGIWRGGTPPGIIVHEYFRVKGIDPYHTAIKTQSYRGLKTTGEVEIKGMEHVLRELSREQKLLIVDDVWDTGITIKKVLEFIKERKGKNAPDIKVGVVYFKEAKNQVELVPDYYYKIINDWIVFPHELEGLTREEIRQKSKVIEKLVFDEGANAPLR; the protein is encoded by the coding sequence ATGAAAAAGGTGTTTATCTCGCCGAACAAGCTTTATCTGGATTCTTTCCGCCTTGCAAGAAAGATTTATCAGAGCGGTTTTCGCCCTGATTTTTTAATTGGCATCTGGAGGGGAGGTACTCCGCCAGGTATTATCGTACATGAGTACTTTAGAGTGAAAGGGATTGATCCTTATCACACAGCAATCAAAACCCAATCCTACAGAGGACTGAAGACAACTGGAGAGGTGGAGATAAAGGGGATGGAGCATGTGCTTCGGGAACTCAGTAGAGAGCAAAAACTTCTGATTGTGGATGATGTCTGGGACACAGGGATTACTATAAAAAAGGTCTTGGAATTTATCAAGGAGAGGAAAGGAAAGAATGCTCCCGATATAAAGGTGGGTGTGGTTTATTTCAAAGAGGCAAAGAATCAGGTGGAACTTGTGCCTGACTACTACTACAAGATAATCAATGACTGGATTGTGTTTCCCCACGAGCTTGAGGGTCTGACAAGGGAGGAAATAAGACAGAAGAGTAAGGTGATTGAAAAACTTGTTTTCGACGAGGGGGCTAACGCCCCCTTACGGTAA
- a CDS encoding YgeY family selenium metabolism-linked hydrolase: protein MFGEKLDAKEIKMRAKENEQQVTQFLRDIIAIPSFSGEEGKVIERISQEMKSVGFDEVFVDHMGSVVGRIGNGKTKILFDSHIDTVGIGDPNAWKVDPFKGKLENGIVYGRGASDNKAAIACMVYAGKIIKQLGLESDYTFYAAGIVQEEDCDGLAARSLIEDYGLRPDYVVLGECTNLDIYRGHRGRLEIIVRTKGKSCHASAPERGENAVYKMMPIVKGIEKLNAKLKKDKFLGKGSIAVTHIDCKTPSYNAVPDACSIYLDRRLTFGEDKELAVSQIKSLKDFGDAEIEIPVYDKPSYKGFVKKVEKYFPAWALDEKHVLVQNGLECAKAILDKEPGISKWVFGTDGSYTMGIAKIPTIGFGPGREEHSHSIEDQVQIEHLVISTAFYALLPQMFMR from the coding sequence ATGTTCGGTGAAAAATTGGACGCAAAAGAAATAAAGATGAGGGCAAAGGAAAACGAGCAGCAGGTGACACAATTTCTCAGAGACATCATTGCAATTCCAAGCTTTTCTGGTGAAGAAGGTAAGGTGATAGAGAGAATAAGCCAAGAAATGAAGAGCGTTGGTTTTGATGAGGTTTTTGTGGACCACATGGGCAGCGTTGTAGGAAGAATTGGAAATGGAAAAACAAAAATTCTTTTTGATTCCCACATAGACACTGTTGGGATTGGTGATCCAAATGCATGGAAAGTGGACCCGTTCAAAGGCAAGCTTGAGAATGGAATTGTTTATGGTAGAGGTGCATCCGACAACAAGGCAGCAATCGCCTGTATGGTTTATGCTGGCAAGATTATAAAACAGCTCGGGCTTGAATCAGATTACACATTTTACGCTGCAGGGATTGTCCAAGAAGAAGATTGCGATGGACTTGCCGCTCGCTCATTGATTGAGGACTATGGTCTGAGACCAGATTATGTGGTCCTGGGAGAATGCACAAATCTGGACATCTACAGGGGCCACAGGGGACGACTGGAAATTATTGTTCGCACGAAAGGTAAGTCTTGTCATGCAAGTGCACCAGAACGCGGTGAGAATGCAGTTTACAAGATGATGCCAATTGTGAAGGGCATAGAGAAATTAAATGCAAAATTGAAGAAGGACAAATTTTTAGGCAAAGGTAGCATAGCAGTAACTCACATTGATTGCAAAACCCCGTCCTACAATGCAGTACCAGATGCGTGCTCTATCTACCTAGATAGACGCCTCACTTTTGGAGAAGATAAGGAACTTGCAGTTTCCCAGATAAAAAGTTTAAAGGATTTCGGAGACGCAGAGATTGAAATTCCAGTTTACGATAAACCAAGTTACAAGGGTTTCGTGAAAAAGGTTGAAAAGTATTTCCCTGCATGGGCACTTGATGAGAAGCATGTGCTCGTCCAGAATGGGTTGGAGTGTGCTAAAGCAATTTTGGATAAGGAGCCTGGAATTTCGAAATGGGTTTTCGGCACAGACGGTAGTTACACAATGGGCATTGCAAAAATCCCGACAATTGGTTTCGGGCCCGGAAGAGAGGAACACTCTCATAGCATAGAAGACCAGGTTCAGATAGAGCATTTGGTTATTTCCACAGCGTTCTATGCACTGTTGCCACAAATGTTCATGAGGTGA
- a CDS encoding ornithine carbamoyltransferase, which produces MKTMFRGKHFITDQEWDVEELETVFEVAKYLKTKFALNEEHRLLQDKTLFMIWFDKSTRTRNSFEAAMTQLGGHAHDLPSERLQISHGESAQDTAEVLSRYGHGIAIRHCLYGEGNKYIREVAKHSKIPVINMQCDVYHPCQAMADLFTLKEKMRKLEGKKFVVSWAYAPSYMKPMSVPQSLILLMPRFGFDVTLAHPPEFKLMPEIMEQAKKNAEEAGVKFEVSHNMKEAFEGADVVYPKSWGCLQVTQKPEESMQIAKKYTDWICNEELMDLTNKHSYYMHCLPADRGYEVTDGVIDGPHSIVNDEAENRLHVQKAILALTMGGRP; this is translated from the coding sequence ATGAAAACAATGTTTAGAGGAAAGCACTTTATAACTGACCAGGAATGGGATGTTGAGGAGCTGGAGACCGTTTTTGAGGTTGCCAAATACCTCAAAACAAAGTTTGCATTGAACGAGGAACATCGGCTTTTGCAGGACAAAACCCTGTTCATGATTTGGTTCGACAAGTCCACAAGGACAAGGAACTCGTTCGAGGCAGCAATGACGCAGCTTGGTGGCCATGCCCATGACTTGCCATCGGAGCGATTGCAGATAAGCCATGGCGAAAGTGCCCAGGACACGGCAGAGGTGCTGAGCCGCTATGGTCATGGAATAGCAATAAGGCACTGTTTGTATGGCGAAGGAAACAAATACATCAGGGAGGTTGCAAAGCATTCCAAAATTCCAGTTATAAACATGCAGTGCGATGTTTACCATCCATGTCAGGCCATGGCAGACCTTTTCACACTCAAGGAAAAGATGCGGAAACTCGAAGGAAAGAAATTTGTGGTTTCCTGGGCCTATGCACCGAGCTACATGAAACCTATGTCTGTGCCACAGTCGCTCATTTTGCTCATGCCCAGGTTTGGGTTTGATGTCACACTTGCCCATCCCCCAGAGTTCAAGCTGATGCCAGAAATAATGGAGCAAGCAAAGAAGAATGCAGAAGAGGCAGGTGTGAAATTTGAGGTGTCGCACAACATGAAAGAGGCATTCGAAGGGGCTGATGTGGTCTATCCGAAGAGCTGGGGCTGTTTGCAAGTAACTCAAAAGCCAGAAGAGAGCATGCAGATTGCAAAGAAATACACCGACTGGATTTGCAACGAAGAATTGATGGATTTGACAAACAAGCATTCTTACTATATGCATTGCCTGCCTGCTGACAGGGGCTATGAAGTCACAGATGGAGTTATAGACGGACCACATTCTATCGTGAACGACGAGGCCGAAAACCGCCTCCATGTGCAGAAGGCAATTCTGGCGCTGACAATGGGTGGTAGGCCCTGA
- a CDS encoding ubiquitin-like small modifier protein 1 — MNVKFFGYFREITGVAIVQLESENFHTVRDLLCEVVKRYPAIKDKLFEGENVMPFVKVLVNGLAIEVKEGLDTKVKPGDAIAIFPPVGGG; from the coding sequence ATTAATGTAAAATTTTTTGGTTATTTCAGAGAAATCACTGGTGTTGCTATAGTCCAGCTTGAAAGCGAAAACTTTCATACTGTGAGAGATCTGCTTTGTGAGGTCGTGAAAAGATACCCTGCCATCAAAGACAAACTTTTTGAAGGCGAGAATGTGATGCCTTTCGTCAAGGTCCTTGTCAATGGACTGGCTATAGAGGTGAAGGAAGGACTGGATACCAAGGTAAAACCTGGAGATGCCATTGCAATTTTTCCACCAGTGGGTGGTGGGTAA
- a CDS encoding replication factor C large subunit translates to MSEMWVEKYRPKLLSEIRGNKQAIAALRRWAEEWEAGRPGKRAVVLSGKPGVGKTTAAHALANEFGWEIIELNASDARNAGAIEDIVLRAAIHRDLSGSEKKKKLLILDEADSLYERVSDEGMGREGSEESDAKLDYSDRGGASAIIRTIAVTSNPIILIVNDEYELTRKGKFKDVCEIIKFRRVDKREIKKLLAGICVSEKIRVEERVLDLIAERSNGDVRSAVNDLQAVAAGKTQITSEEGVGVRDREEDVYSLLGTIFKEKNLRKIREVQRTVDEEPEKLALWIEENLPKAYNNPEDLAAGFDALSKADLFFGRVYRRNRYGLWKYAIDLMLGGVAVAKKHEPRFIQFSFPQFLLKMRDSREARERIYALCYKLGRYCHTSISEAKKEIYPYFVYIFRHNDKFRILMVKKLRLTPDDVRFIFDYDERAEIIIKNIYGQKPEKEKEKQKSVELDRGQKKLLELP, encoded by the coding sequence ATGTCTGAGATGTGGGTTGAAAAGTATCGTCCTAAATTGCTCTCAGAGATTCGAGGAAACAAACAGGCGATTGCAGCTCTGAGGAGATGGGCAGAGGAGTGGGAAGCAGGTAGGCCTGGAAAGCGTGCCGTGGTGTTATCAGGAAAACCTGGTGTTGGAAAGACCACTGCTGCACATGCCCTCGCAAATGAATTTGGTTGGGAGATAATAGAACTTAATGCATCAGATGCAAGAAATGCGGGTGCAATTGAAGACATAGTGCTGAGAGCAGCAATTCATCGTGACCTCTCTGGAAGCGAAAAAAAGAAAAAACTTCTCATTCTAGATGAGGCAGACAGTTTGTATGAGCGAGTTAGTGACGAGGGTATGGGCAGAGAAGGAAGTGAAGAAAGCGATGCGAAACTGGATTATAGCGACAGAGGAGGTGCAAGTGCAATTATAAGAACTATTGCAGTAACTTCAAATCCAATCATTCTCATCGTTAATGATGAGTATGAACTCACGAGGAAGGGCAAGTTTAAGGATGTCTGTGAAATCATTAAGTTCAGGAGAGTTGATAAGCGAGAAATAAAAAAATTGCTCGCTGGTATTTGTGTCTCTGAGAAAATAAGGGTAGAGGAGCGAGTGCTTGACCTCATAGCTGAGCGCTCTAATGGGGATGTGAGAAGTGCAGTGAATGACCTGCAGGCAGTGGCTGCCGGTAAAACCCAGATTACCAGTGAGGAAGGAGTTGGTGTTAGGGACAGAGAAGAAGATGTTTACTCCCTACTCGGAACCATCTTCAAAGAAAAGAACCTGAGAAAAATTAGAGAAGTTCAGAGGACTGTTGATGAAGAACCAGAAAAACTAGCTCTCTGGATTGAGGAAAACCTTCCGAAGGCCTATAATAATCCTGAAGACCTAGCTGCTGGCTTTGATGCACTTTCAAAGGCAGATTTGTTTTTCGGCAGGGTCTATCGGAGGAACAGATATGGCCTCTGGAAATATGCAATTGACCTGATGTTAGGTGGTGTTGCGGTCGCAAAAAAACATGAACCAAGATTCATCCAATTTAGTTTCCCTCAGTTTTTACTTAAGATGCGAGATTCAAGGGAAGCAAGGGAGAGAATCTATGCATTGTGCTACAAGCTTGGCAGATACTGTCACACCTCAATTTCTGAGGCAAAAAAAGAAATCTATCCCTACTTCGTCTACATCTTCAGACATAACGATAAATTTAGAATATTGATGGTGAAGAAATTACGGCTCACGCCAGACGATGTACGTTTTATTTTCGACTATGATGAGAGAGCAGAGATAATTATAAAGAACATCTATGGCCAGAAACCAGAAAAAGAGAAGGAAAAGCAGAAAAGCGTTGAATTAGATAGGGGACAGAAGAAATTACTGGAATTACCCTAA
- a CDS encoding UbiA family prenyltransferase codes for MHPYFDIIRPGNCALAAIGVVVGGVIAAGVNVLGITNLFQLIFAMLVVFLSTAGGNVLNDYTDREVDKINHPDRPIPSGKIKPRHAAIYASALFATALPFAILAEHRIELTSIFLIALLLMLAYEFRFKADGLSGNLIVSLLTSMVFVFGGCAFGNPMLTIPFALISFLASVYREIVKDIEDVEGDFTRKTLPKKVGKRTAGLMAISTLTLSIIFSPVPLLLPNFGFLPKVAYTIGIVAADIVFIYSATFTFKSPSKAQKFAKIGMLLGTISFLLIGLR; via the coding sequence ATGCATCCATATTTTGATATAATAAGACCTGGCAACTGTGCCCTTGCAGCCATAGGTGTGGTTGTAGGCGGAGTGATTGCTGCAGGAGTTAATGTTCTCGGAATTACAAATCTTTTCCAACTTATCTTTGCAATGCTTGTGGTTTTCTTAAGCACCGCCGGTGGAAATGTGCTCAACGATTATACTGACAGAGAAGTGGATAAAATCAATCATCCAGATAGGCCCATTCCTTCAGGAAAAATCAAGCCACGACATGCTGCAATTTATGCAAGCGCGCTTTTCGCCACTGCCCTTCCGTTTGCAATTTTGGCAGAGCATCGAATTGAGCTTACCTCTATCTTCCTAATAGCGCTCTTGCTCATGCTTGCTTACGAGTTCAGGTTCAAGGCAGATGGACTTTCTGGCAATTTGATTGTCAGTTTGCTCACATCAATGGTTTTTGTCTTTGGGGGCTGTGCCTTCGGAAATCCTATGCTTACGATTCCATTTGCGCTCATCTCTTTTTTAGCTAGTGTCTACCGTGAAATAGTGAAGGATATAGAAGATGTAGAAGGTGATTTTACCAGAAAGACCCTACCTAAAAAGGTCGGAAAAAGAACTGCTGGCTTAATGGCGATTTCGACACTCACACTGTCTATCATATTCTCTCCTGTTCCTCTTCTCCTTCCCAACTTTGGCTTTCTTCCAAAAGTTGCATACACGATTGGAATTGTTGCAGCAGACATTGTCTTTATATACTCTGCCACATTCACATTCAAGTCCCCAAGCAAAGCCCAAAAGTTTGCAAAGATTGGGATGCTGCTTGGCACAATTTCGTTCCTGCTCATCGGATTGAGGTGA
- a CDS encoding geranylgeranylglyceryl/heptaprenylglyceryl phosphate synthase — protein MRVWEYIEKKIKNNEKLHMTLLDPDKQSPEEAGEIAKKCETLGTDAIMIGGSTGVTRLNMDATAKAIKANLEKIPLIIFPTKPDALTPHADAIYFMSMLNSQDLNFVIGYQVLGAIVVRKLKLEPIPMGYIIIEPGMKVAEVGCARVIARNDNQSAVAHALAAEYLGMKLVYLEAGSGAHQHVPPEMVAEVRKNISIGLIAGGGIRNSESAALLAKAGADIIVTGTIVEEAKEIEKTLGSIIAAVKHR, from the coding sequence ATGCGTGTATGGGAATACATTGAAAAAAAGATAAAAAACAACGAGAAACTACATATGACACTCCTTGACCCAGACAAACAGAGTCCTGAAGAGGCAGGTGAAATTGCGAAGAAGTGTGAAACCCTTGGCACTGACGCAATAATGATTGGTGGTTCAACTGGAGTGACACGGTTGAACATGGATGCAACTGCAAAGGCAATCAAGGCAAATCTAGAAAAAATCCCACTCATCATTTTCCCAACAAAACCAGATGCTCTGACGCCTCATGCAGATGCCATTTACTTCATGAGCATGCTTAACTCCCAAGACCTGAACTTTGTGATTGGTTATCAAGTTTTAGGTGCAATTGTAGTGCGAAAACTAAAGCTTGAACCAATTCCTATGGGCTATATTATCATCGAGCCAGGTATGAAAGTAGCTGAAGTAGGCTGTGCAAGAGTCATTGCAAGAAACGATAACCAGTCAGCAGTTGCCCATGCTCTTGCAGCTGAGTACCTTGGAATGAAACTGGTGTATCTTGAAGCGGGGAGTGGTGCTCACCAGCATGTCCCTCCTGAAATGGTGGCAGAAGTACGTAAGAACATCTCAATAGGCCTGATTGCAGGCGGTGGAATTAGAAACTCAGAAAGTGCGGCATTGCTTGCAAAGGCAGGTGCAGACATAATTGTCACAGGCACAATCGTGGAAGAAGCAAAAGAGATTGAAAAAACGCTTGGAAGTATAATTGCTGCGGTGAAGCATAGATGA